Part of the Drosophila pseudoobscura strain MV-25-SWS-2005 chromosome 2, UCI_Dpse_MV25, whole genome shotgun sequence genome, ATTTACTCAACACCCACGTCCGGAGGAATGAGAGCCATTCAtaaatctgaatctgaatttCCGTTGCAGTTCTTCTGTGTGATACTTATTGTGATGGTGGCACAAATCGCAGCTGGTGCCTGGGCCTTCCACAACAAAGACAAACTGGACGACATTGTGCGGGCGGCGGTGAAATCTTCGGTGCAGGAGGAGTACGGCCAGTCCACCATGAGTTCCCGCACGGTAACCTTTGATACGCTGCAGAagaatgtatgtattttgaaaatatctGAAGCTGACAGCGAAGTTGATTTATTGTCTGTTTGTTTACAGTTGAAGTGCTGCGGTGCGGATGGACCTGGGGACTGGGCAACGAGTCGCTTCAATAATGTGGATCGCACTAATATTGTGGAAATCGCCGTGTCTTCCATGAACGTCTTCTACAACATACCCGAGTCCTGCTGCAAGGAGAACCTCAAGGACAATGAATGCGAATTGTCCCGCCGCTTAAAGTTTGGTGGCCCCTTGAATACGGCCATCTACCAGCAGGTAATGCAGATGGTGAAGCTTCAATGGATGGATGATTCATGGCGTAGTAGATTTATAGTATTGCCCATTCCCATGGCCATCTCATTTGACATTCAAATTGTTTCCTTAACTGTCGGCTGTTGTCTGTCGTCCGTGGTCGTTTTTCGATTCATTGAGCCAGCGAAAAACcatcaaaaatcaattgatAGGTGTGGCTGAAGCATTATTTTTTGTCCCAGCGATCGCTATCGATGGCCCGGGGGcccataaaaattaataatccTTTGCTGTTCTTGTGGATTTCTTTTTGGGAcgataaaaatgtattaattaatattgatattCCACACGCACTTCACGTTTGTAGAGCCAGAGAATGTGTGCTATAACAAACTGAATGCTGAAAGCTTTTTACTTACAATTCTTTATATGTACTGTGTAAACTTATTAATGAATCGCACTGTCTGTTTCAGGGCTGCGTTGATAAACTGATTGAGATCATTTACGAGAATTGGGTCACCATTTTCGCCATCACTGCTGCCGTCAtactgctggagctgctgtcgCTGACCTTTGCCCTGAGCCTGTGCTGTGCGGTGAGGAATCAGCACTACAAGGCCTGAGAATTACAGAACTCCCATAGGGAAATTACAGACGATGAGAAGTACTAACAAACCAAATCGAAACGTATGCATAGCAAGCATTACTGAGAGGACATGCGAATgcaaatgggaatggggggaAACGTGTGCATTTAGCTGAAACTTCAAGGCAAAACGAGGATAATGTCCGTTGTTCCCTGGTCAATACTTTAACAACAACACAATTTTGTAGTACTTTTAACAACAAGAAGAGCAGCAAGCGTGAAGCTAATGGAGCAATTTGAATTTGTATTTGAGGTGGAGCGGTGACACCTTTAGGAGTTTGTGACGCAACGTTTTTGATGCACAAACCATACAGAGTCACACCGATAGACAACATCCACTTTATAAGATCTTgatatgcaaaacaaaacaaaagaacacaTACACTTTTCTAACCAAATATTTCTACAACaagaaaacacaaacacagagagTAAACTTTATACAATACATGTACGAACCGCATAAAGCAGCAGCTCCATAATATTTAGCATAATGGAAAAGTTTTCGAATTCATagatacatacaatacatgctatatattaaatatatagaGCAAACGTAAGCACAAAGTATAATGTTAATTGCCAAAAtctaaacaaaacaaaaatgaaaagcaatcaaatttcgtttaaaatttgtttctcCCAATAAGACTTTCGATTACCAATTAAGTTGATTTGTGGCCATTTTTGTATGCTATTATGCTAAAGCAAAGCCAAATtatataagtatatacatctacatacatacatctatataTAGTAGTGTCagtagtatgtatatatgtatgacgACAGCATTCCACAAGAATGAGAATGATTGACAGATTTTTGTTCTGGTTAAAGACGCATTGCCATCCAAAGACCCAGCCCAAAACATATATTCAAATCATTTTTTTATCTTGTGCAAAATGTTGTTCAAGAAACATGACCCAAATAACCCCCTAATTCGATTCGTTGAGCTTCACGAAATTAAATGCCAAATATCTTATGTATttacaaaattgtattttttagtTAGTTGGTCAAAAGCGAAATTTAAGAAAATAATCAGTAAATGTGGGCCGTTCGGTTGACTAAGAGCCGCTCTGTAAAAagtta contains:
- the Tsp96F gene encoding CD81 antigen, with the translated sequence MGLKGCCSCVKYLMVLINILFWLIGLSIVITSVWMLTDPTFMLSMTQSYNHYHIALYVFLGIGILITLGAFFGCWGVCRESQCLLVSFFCVILIVMVAQIAAGAWAFHNKDKLDDIVRAAVKSSVQEEYGQSTMSSRTVTFDTLQKNLKCCGADGPGDWATSRFNNVDRTNIVEIAVSSMNVFYNIPESCCKENLKDNECELSRRLKFGGPLNTAIYQQGCVDKLIEIIYENWVTIFAITAAVILLELLSLTFALSLCCAVRNQHYKA